The Leopardus geoffroyi isolate Oge1 chromosome C3, O.geoffroyi_Oge1_pat1.0, whole genome shotgun sequence genomic interval TCCCCATCTTAACAAGAAATGGTCTTGTTTTAAACCCAGTGACGTCTTGACAccacactttaaaatttaaattctaagtCCTTACCGCTGCCCTGTGTGAATGAATCGTGTCTCCttgccccacctcccactcctgCTCTTCCAGGCACCCTGGTTTTCCTCCCTCATAAATAAGCACGACTTGGTCCCTTGCTTTCTTCATGTCCTTCCCAAAGTTCCCTTCAGAGAAAGGCCTTCTTTGACAGCCAATCATAAAACCTACCCTCCCACCCCTATGCTCCCACTCTCTCCACCTCTGCTTGATTTTTCTCAGTCACACTTATTGCCACCTAAAACACGGTAAACTTGCGTACTGTTTGTCTCCGCCCACTGGCATgtaagctctctgagggcagggactcctatttacattaatatttatattgttcACCTTTGCTGTAGCCCAGAGCCCACTGCCTGGGCTCAATAAACACATGTTCAATGGACAGATACAGACTTTAAATGATTTGCCTgtcaggaaaaacaaatcaacacaACCTGGTATTCAGGtgagcatattttaaaaaggtagcaATGTTAAGATGCCCTTGTGATATTATCCCTGTCTGAGAATTCTACATGGGGTTTGAAAGACTAAttgacgggggcgcctgggtggctcagtcggttaagcatccgacttcggctcaggtcacgatctcactgtccctgggttcgagccctgcgtcgggctctgtgctgactgcttggagcctggagcctgtttcggattctgtgtctccctctctctctgaccctaccccattcatgctctctctctgtctcaaaaataaataaatgttaaaaaaaaaaaaaaaaaaggctaattgAAGCTTAAGAGAAGTGAAATGCTCCAGACATTAATACACTAAATAGTTTTATAGCCATGACTCAAGTGGCCAATCTAAGttttgctataaatattttgCCAACATTTTGCTCGTTTTGGGAAGGgttaaaggttttttaaaaaaaaattattttatttagaaatcattctgggtggctcagttggttaagtatccgactcttggttgcagctcaggtcatgaccgcacacttcgtgagtttgagggccgccccaggctccatgctaagggattctctctctctctctgcctctcctctcccttgctcgtgctcttcctcaaaataaataaataaacttaaaaaagaaaaggaatcattCTGACCAATTAATTTGATCAAGTGATATGGAAGTTAGAAAGCAATACGGGGAGtttgtatttcatataaaaatacaaagaagaccTTGACAATCTGaaactcagccataagaaaaagTCCTgccagtgtgtgtgcgtgccagAAAAAGAGCCCCAAGTAAGAAAGACCCAGAAGATAGCCATTTAGAGACTGGCCCCTTAGGCCTTGAAGGTGAGCTGGGTATCTGCCCTTTTAACGTCTTTACCTTCCAATCAACGGGGGTGGCAACCCTCTTTTCCGCTGTCAGCTGGAGAGAGGTAATTACCCTGAGAATCTCATCAAAGTTCCTGCCAGTGGTTGCTGGGTAGAGGATAGACAGCTTCAGCTTCTTATCAGGACCAAAGATAAATACCTGCAAAGCACACAGATGCATAAATaggaataattcttttaagtgtttttgaTATCAAAGCCTCTTTGAAAGCTCTTTAGTTATTAGAAATGTTCAAGGGtgtagaaaaaaaccaaaacccaaaaccctgCCCCCAACCCTGCCCTCAGCAAACATCTAGGAGGATACATCAAACTGTTAATCTGGGTGGCTTCAGTGTAGGTAATTTTCTTCTccaggttcttttctttttttttttttttttaacgttgatttatttttgaaggagagagagacagagtgtgagtgggggaggggcagagagagggagacacagaatctgaagcaggctccaggctctgagctgtcagcacagggcccgatgcagggcttgaactcacaaaccgcgggatacgacctgagctgaatttggaggcttaaccgactgagatactCAGGCGCCTCTCCatgttatttttctaaacttAGAAGGGAATTCTATTTGGttctgggtgtctcagtaagAAAACCTGATATGCAAATTGAATCCAGGAAAGGCCTCAGGAAGGTAGTATGTTAACTAGGGATGATTACCTTAAAAATATactaatgggggtgggggacacctggatggctgtcggttaagtgtctgactttggctcaggttatgatctcacagttcccgagttcaagccctgtgtcgggttctgtgaggacagttcagagcctggagcctgcttcagattctgtctccctctctctctgcccctcccccgctggcacactgtctctctctcaaaaaatgaataaacattaaaaaaactttaaaaaaatatactgatgGGAGTTGATACCGGTCTTCAAATAGTTGTAtagttttgcagatgagggattAAGTCTGTTCTCTAGTAGGTAAGGACAAACAGGAATTCCCAGCCACAGTTGCCttatgaagaagggtattatggCCCACCACTTTCAAAGAGAGGGCTGTTAGGAGAGCTGGGAAAAAGATTCCTCAAGTCTAGATGATATCTTATGATCAACTActtattttatgtacatttccAAAAGTTATCAAATTTAGCTGAAAATTTTACTTTGCTTCAGCAGTACAGATGGTCAGTGAGATTGCCCCtaattatttcataactggagATATTCCCCTATTCCTCGAGTCGGTGTAAGCACTCAGCTGTACACGGAGCCTGGCCAGTCATGAGGACAACTAATGGATTTCTACAACTCACCACACGAGCTGTCACAGGCATGCCCTTTTCGTCCTTCTCTGCTGGGTCCAGCATGCCTAACAGGATGGCAAGGTCCCGACTCTTATCATCAATGATGGGGAAAGGTAATTTTTCTGTGGGCTCCTGACCATTGTAAGCATTGATATCCTGAAATGCaggtgaaaggggaaaaaaaaaaatctaaaccagCCACATTCTCTGAATTCAATCAATGAACATCTTGCAAGATAGGGAAGATGAACAGAATCATAATTTTCTCTAAGcgattttagtaaaaaaaaaaaatgaatgaatgaacactcCTCATCCCAATCACTCACTGACAGAAATAACAGTACAGTACAGTACTTAGGTTATAACCAGACCCTTTTCATGCCCAGGTCTCTTAAAATTTGGCATGATTTTACTGCCCACAGAAAGCAGCaagaaatgctttaaaagttGAATGCTGTAGAGTTAGATCCCAATCTAAGGTACCTCTGGGTACCCAATAAGCAAATACCATCAGAAATAATGTGTTCATTAAGTCCATCACATCTAAAAGTAATGCCACATGCAAAGATAATTCTACAGATCTGGTCCCTGCCCGCTAAGAACCCCGACCCAGACATTAAGCTACTATACAGCAgatattaagaaatgaaaaaaaaaaaacccataaaatttgAAGCAAATCCAAGAATGGAGAGTTGAACATATACTTTAAGGACAAGTCCAAGGTAAATTTACACTAGGGTGAAATCCACatagaaaacaaagcatttcAGGTCTGAACTGAAAGACAATAATGTACTTTCCTCCTTATTCTACTCTCTTCCCCTACTAAACttcactcatttactcattcattcctaCTTTTTCTATCCCTAGAagcctttgaaaaagaaaatctagctCCCGTATTTGATCAAGTAATGATACAGCACTTCCCATGGGGTAAGCACGAGGGCAAGTACATGTGGATGAGTGAGGTGTGGCACCTGCCTTCAAAGAAACTTCTACTTTGGTTAAGATGATTCCCATGTGAAGTAGCAGCAAATGCAAGACTCTAATATTTACATGGCAGACTGTAAATGCTGAAGTATACTAATGTCCCCATTgatagataggtctcctgagttAGGAAAGACTTCAGGAGAGATTCTACCTGGGGCCTTGAAGGATGGATGAGATTTTTCACAGGGAAGAGGAGCAGTATTAATGAAACATGCAGGCAGGTCTGAGCATAAATAACTGAGAAGAGAGTGAGTAACTTAGCTGGGTAGAGCTTTAGGAAGCAGCGGGAGAGAGGATTTAAGGTTGGAATAAGGTCTGTTTATTATGTGGAGCCTTAAAAGTAACATAGGGGTTGAGGTCATGGCGGATATAGAGCCTCTGTCAATTTCTCAGCAGAGATGCAACAGGACAGAAGTGGTACAGGTGAACTTTGAAACGGGTAACAACACATTTTGACGTGttccttaattttattatcttaacTTCCTTTCTGTTGTCACTGGCCCCCCATCAACTCATCACAACTAAGTAATAATCAAAAGGGCTTTGTGCTAGAGGGGTCCTGAAGTTTCCTATGTAACCAGTTGAGTGCCAAAGTTTGGCCACTGCTTCTGATAGGTGGGACTTATTTCCTGTTCAGTGCTCTCACAATTCTGAAAATTCAAGGCAGAGGCTCACAAGCTAAAATGAGCCCGGGCATGCTCCTACTTTAAAAGGTGTTTTACAAGAGGCAATCAATTCTTCCTTTGGTGGTTTCTAGTTTCAATGGCTGCTGTACGGTAATAAACGGTCAACACTGCCACTTCCCTGATGGGCATTACGTTATATCCACGAACATCAAAGAACCACATGCTTTGGCTTTATTCTAGCCTAAATCAGATGAATTCCTACTCTCTATCATGTAGTATCAATGACAGCATTGGTTTGAGGTTCCAATTGCACTGCCATCCTTTCCTAGCTGGCTAACCCTGAGCAAGTCCCTCCAACTCTGTGGGAGGAAAAGTATTCTCACTGGCAAACATGAGAGCATAGTGCAGAAATGCACTTATCAGTCGCAGCCAAATGtaagggatgaaaaaaaaatgccactgtaAGCAAGAGAAagccccttctcttttctcctgtatATGATGCTTCTAATCTCGGGCACTTAGAATTAACTAGCAGGAAATGGCCAAGGGCTGCAGCCCCAGGTGGCCAGCTCACAAGTCAGTACCACATCTTTTATTCAGTTGCATAACAAGTGCTTGACAGAGTGCCTAGTACATTGTAAGCATTCTTCAGAGCTTACCTATCATCACTTTTTAGTGGCACATCATCGCAAAGTCATCAAAATGTCAAGTTTAGATCACCACATTTATTGTCCAAGTAAATCGTTTGTTGAAAGTAGACAATTCCTTCCGTTCGTGCATTCAACACACAGAGACTGACTGCCTAGGATACACtgagtgccaagcactgttcGACAGCACAAAACAGGAGTCTGCCTTGCTGAGCCTGATGGGTGtggacaaatgaacaaatgaaactaGCAACGtgcagaacattttattttagatggTGACAATGCTAAAGAAAAAATCACAGGGCGATAAGGAACATGGAGGGGAGTTATAATTTTAGATAAGGAGGCCATGGAAGAAGGCCTTGATGAGGTAGCATTTGAATCAAGACTTGAAAGCAGGAAGGGCACAAGCCACAAAGCTACCTGAGGAAAGTCTTCCAAATAGTATTTTGCATCATTTTAAAGGCAGAGCAGACAAGTTTACTGATGAACCAGACGTGGATATGGAAAAACCAGAGGAATTCAGGATGATGCCTAGATTTTGGCCAACTATGAAAACGCAGTGTCCATTAGCTAAGATGAGTAAGATCTCAGATTAAGAAAAGGAAGCCAGTGTCAGACATACTAGGTGTGAGATGACAGGACATCCCAGGGGAGATGGGAGTTGGCGGTGGTCGTAGCAGTCTGGGAACCAGCAGTGTCTGGCCTAGAGATGGAAATTCGGGAATCACAGCATTTAGACGTGAGTGGATGAGCTCACCAAGGGGAAGGGTATAGGTAAAAAGAGACGGTGtccaataaatgaattcagggcAACTTTAGCATAACTAGGAGCTGGGGGTGAGGAAGCTCACTCTGACCATAAACAGGAGTAGCTCAAGATGTGGTGTCTGGAAGCCATGAGAGGAAAATGTTCCAGGATATACAACGACCAGTGGGTTGAAGGCTGCTAGTGGGCCGGGAAAGACGAGGGCTAAAAACCGAGCATTGCATTTAGCAAGGTAGAGATCATTGTGCAGTTTAAGTCAGATTTTCAAATAATAGGTGAAGTCTGAACTTGAAGTTACTTGTACCTTTACCTCAAAAAACCCAAGCTACTCTACATAATTTATACGTTGATTTATAACCTCAAAGCACATACCAATTGGTACTATACCTTGCTCCAGGCAAGATGGTCTTCAACACTATCCACTGAGAGGGCAATCATTTTCACGTTCTTCTTGGCAAATTCGGGTGCCAGCTTTGCGGCTCTGCCGAGCTCTGTGGTACACACAGGGGTGAAATCCCGAGGGTGCGAGAAGAGAATGCCCCAtctgagatgaagaaaaaggaagccaCAGCTTATTGGAGGGATTATCACCGTCATGTAGAATGAGAAATCACAAATCCTATGTCAAAAAtgacttactttttaaataagtgcTTATGAGgacaattacttttaaatttttgttgaggAATGCTTTTTgatcttctgacttccagaaaaGCCTATGTTGAAAGCCCAATTCAACCAAACATATGAAATTCCACATGATAAATGTCTTAGGAGACTGTAATTTAAGGGTGTTGCCTCCTTAAATAACTACAGGGCCACCCTGACTCTTTTTCAGCTCATAAAATCTATGCTACTCAAACCAACAAGCTTACTGAAATACCTTTTCCCCCCTTCTTACccacttctactttttttctagGCTATAATAATGGATGTCCCAATATGCCCCAATCCAACCAAATGCCTGACTGCAATAATAAACAGGTTACATAATCTCAAATAAATAGGCTTCTATCctctatttatatgtaaaattaaagCTGACACTTGGCTTCTTTGTAGTGAGTGGATATAAAAACTTTTGTAAAGCTACCAAGCCTGCCAAGCAGGACACCCAATCTCTGCACCCTGACGAAGCTACCGCACTTTTGAGTTTTACCTGTCTCTTCCTTtgcagtttcttttcctttttgctttagtCCAAGTAGGCAAGAAAACTGGCTGCCTACAACACAGATTTTGACAACTACAGATTCTTAGGTAAACATGAATATCTAAATCATCATTACCTAGGATGAAactttatatagatttttaagcATATTTCTAGCTAAAAGTCACCAAGAA includes:
- the PRDX6 gene encoding peroxiredoxin-6; the protein is MPGGLLLGDEAPNFEANTTIGRIRFHDYLGDSWGILFSHPRDFTPVCTTELGRAAKLAPEFAKKNVKMIALSVDSVEDHLAWSKDINAYNGQEPTEKLPFPIIDDKSRDLAILLGMLDPAEKDEKGMPVTARVVFIFGPDKKLKLSILYPATTGRNFDEILRVITSLQLTAEKRVATPVDWKDGDSVMVLPTIPEDEAKKIFPKGVFTKELPSGKKYLRYTPQP